A DNA window from Onychostoma macrolepis isolate SWU-2019 chromosome 13, ASM1243209v1, whole genome shotgun sequence contains the following coding sequences:
- the fbxo11a gene encoding F-box only protein 11a isoform X1, which translates to MNSVRATNRRPRRVSRPRPVPPDRNNAERDEEVPAEMVAEESGQGAQNSPYQLRRKSLLPKRTACPTKTNMEGASTSTTENFGHRAKRARVSGKSQDLPVTPAEQYLQVKLPDEVVLKIFSYLLEQDLCRAACVCKRFSELANDPILWKRLYMEVFEYTRPMMHPESGKFFQINPEEYEQPNPWKESFQQLYKGAHVKPGFAEHFYSNPARYKGRENMLYYDTIEDALGGVQEAHFDGLIFVHSGIYTDEWIYIESPITMIGAAPGKVADKVIIENTRDSTFVFMEGSEDAYVGYMTIKFNPDDKSAQHHNAHHCLEITVNCSPIIDHCIIRSTCTVGSAVCVSGQGASPTIKHCNISDCENVGLYITDHAQGIYEDNEISNNALAGIWVKNHGNPIIRRNHIHHGRDVGVFTFDHGMGYFESCSIHRNRIAGFEVKAYANPTVVRCEIHHGQTGGIYVHEKGRGQFIENKIYANNFAGVWITSNSDPTIRGNAIFNGNQGGVYIFGDGRGLIEGNDIYGNALAGIQIRTNSCPIVRHNKIHDGQHGGIYVHEKGQGVIEENEVYSNTLAGVWVTTGSTPVLRRNRIHSGKQVGVYFYDNGHGVLEDNDIYNHMYSGVQIRTGSNPKIRRNKIWGGQNGGILVYNSGLGFIEDNEIFDNAMAGVWIKTDSNPTLRRNKIHDGRDGGICIFNGGRGLLEENDIFRNAQAGVLISTNSHPVLRKNRIFDGFAAGIEITNHATATLEGNQIFNNRFGGLFLASGVNVTMKGKVEASSLTFTHFMIQWTLSEHYSHLIFTDNKIMNNQDAIEKAVSRGQCLYKISSYTSYPMHDFYRCHTCNTTDRNAICVNCIKKCHQGHDVEFIRHDRFFCDCGAGTLSNPCTLAGEPTHDTDTLYDSAPPIESNTLQHN; encoded by the exons atgAGGAAGTTCCTGCCGAGATGGTTGCAGAAGAATCTGGTCAAGGCGCTCAAAATAGTCCGTACCAACTTCGAAGAAAATCTCTGTTACCGAAGAGAACAGCTTGTCCAACAAAGACCAACATGGAG GGTGCTTCCACGTCAACAACAGAAAACTTTGGGCATCGGGCAAAACGTGCCAGAGTGTCAGGAAAATCACAAGATCTGCCTG TCACCCCAGCAGAGCAGTACCTGCAGGTGAAGCTTCCAGACGAGGTGGTTCTGAAAATCTTCTCCTATCTGTTGGAGCAGGACCTGTGTCGAGCGGCCTGTGTGTGTAAACGCTTTAGTGAACTGGCCAATGACCCCATCCTCTG GAAGAGACTCTACATGGAGGTTTTTGAGTACACACGTCCCATGATGCACCCCGAGTCTGGGAAGTTCTTCCAGATCAACCCAGAAGAGTATGAACAGCCCAATCCCTGGAAGGAGAGCTTTCAGCAACTG TATAAAGGCGCTCACGTGAAGCCCGGCTTCGCAGAACATTTCTACAGCAACCCGGCCAGATATAAGGGACGAGAAAACATGCTG TATTATGACACGATTGAAGACGCTCTGGGAGGAGTTCAGGAAGCGCACTTTGACGGTTTGATATTTGTCCATTCTGGGATCTACACAGACGAATGGATCTACATCGAGTCGCCCATCACAATGATTGGCGCTG CTCCGGGGAAAGTAGCGGATAAAGTCATCATCGAGAACACTAGAGATTCAACGTTTGTGTTCATGGAGGGGTCAGAGGACGCATATGTAGGATATATGACAATAAAG TTCAATCCTGATGACAAATCAGCTCAACATCACAATGCTCATCACTGTCTGGAGATCACCGTCAACTGCAGCCCCATCATTGACCACTGCATCATCCGCAGTACCTGCACAG TGGGCTCTGCAGTGTGTGTGAGCGGCCAGGGAGCATCACCCACCATCAAACACTGTAACATCAGTGACTGTGAGAACGTGGGGCTCTATATCACAGACCATGCGCAG GGCATTTACGAAGACAATGAGATCTCCAATAATGCTCTAGCAGGGATCTGGGTGAAAAACCACGGCAACCCCATCATCAGACGGAACCACATCCATCACGGCAGAGACGTCGGGGTGTTCACGTTTGACCACGGCATG GGCTACTTTGAAAGCTGCAGTATCCACAGGAACCGGATAGCAGGTTTCGAGGTGAAGGCGTATGCTAACCCTACGGTAGTACGCTGTGAGATCCATCACGGACAGACGGGCGGCATCTACGTGCACGAGAAGGGCCGAGGCCAGTTCATCGAGAACAAGATCTATGCAAACAACTTTGCGGGCGTGTGGATTACCTCAAACAGCGACCCCACGATCAG GGGTAACGCCATATTCAATGGCAACCAGGGTGGTGTTTACATATTCGGCGATGGCCGAGGTCTCATTGAAGGGAACGACATCTATGGCAACGCTTTAGCTGGAATCCAGATCCGGACCAACAGCTGCCCAATCGTCCGGCACAACAAGATCCATGACGGACAGCATGGAGGCATTTATGTG CATGAGAAGGGTCAGGGAGTGATCGAGGAGAACGAGGTGTACAGTAACACTTTGGCCGGTGTGTGGGTGACCACAGGCAGCACACCTGTACTGCGCAGAAACAGGATACACAGCGGAAAACAG GTGGGGGTTTATTTCTATGATAACGGTCACGGAGTGCTAGAAGACAATGACATCTATAACCACATGTACTCTGGAGTTCAGATCAG AACTGGCAGCAATCCCAAAATCAGGCGGAATAAGATCTGGGGTGGACAGAACGGAGGAATTCTTGTTTACAATTCAG gtTTAGGCTTTATCGAAGACAATGAGATCTTTGACAATGCCATGGCCGGGGTTTGGATCAAGACCGACAGCAACCCCACGCTCCGCAGAAACAAGATCCACGACGGGCGGGACGGAGGAATCTGTATATTCAACGGAGGACGAG GGTTGCTGGAGGAGAACGATATCTTCAGGAACGCTCAGGCCGGAGTCCTCATCAGCACTAACAGTCACCCTGTGCTGCGCAAGAACAGGATATTCGACGGTTTTGCAGCTG GTATTGAGATCACGAATCATGCGACGGCAACATTAGAAGGCAATCAGATTTTCAACAACCGCTTCGGTGGATTGTTTCTCGCGTCTGGCGTCAACGTCACGATGAAAGGTAAAGTGGAAGCATCTTCACTCACTTTTACTCACTTCATGATCCAGTGGACTTTAAGTGAACATTATTCTCATTTAATCTTCACAGACAACAAAATCATGAACAATCAGGATGCCATAGAGAAAGCGGTGAGCAGAGGTCAGTGCCTGTACAAGATTTCCAGTTACACCAGCTATCCAATGCACGATTTTTACAG GTGTCACACCTGTAACACCACAGACCGCAACGCCATCTGTGTGAACTGCATCAAGAAGTGTCATCAAGGGCACGACGTAGAGTTTATTAGACACGATAG GTTTTTCTGTGACTGCGGTGCAGGGACTCTGTCGAACCCTTGCACACTAGCCGGAGAGCCGACGCACGACACAGACACGCTGTACGATTCGGCGCCTCCTATAGAGTCCAACACGCTGCAGCACAACTGA
- the fbxo11a gene encoding F-box only protein 11a isoform X2, with translation MNSVRATNRRPRRVSRPRPVPPDRNNAERDEEVPAEMVAEESGQGAQNSPYQLRRKSLLPKRTACPTKTNMEGASTSTTENFGHRAKRARVSGKSQDLPVTPAEQYLQVKLPDEVVLKIFSYLLEQDLCRAACVCKRFSELANDPILWKRLYMEVFEYTRPMMHPESGKFFQINPEEYEQPNPWKESFQQLYKGAHVKPGFAEHFYSNPARYKGRENMLYYDTIEDALGGVQEAHFDGLIFVHSGIYTDEWIYIESPITMIGAAPGKVADKVIIENTRDSTFVFMEGSEDAYVGYMTIKFNPDDKSAQHHNAHHCLEITVNCSPIIDHCIIRSTCTVGSAVCVSGQGASPTIKHCNISDCENVGLYITDHAQGIYEDNEISNNALAGIWVKNHGNPIIRRNHIHHGRDVGVFTFDHGMGYFESCSIHRNRIAGFEVKAYANPTVVRCEIHHGQTGGIYVHEKGRGQFIENKIYANNFAGVWITSNSDPTIRGNAIFNGNQGGVYIFGDGRGLIEGNDIYGNALAGIQIRTNSCPIVRHNKIHDGQHGGIYVHEKGQGVIEENEVYSNTLAGVWVTTGSTPVLRRNRIHSGKQVGVYFYDNGHGVLEDNDIYNHMYSGVQIRTGSNPKIRRNKIWGGQNGGILVYNSGLGFIEDNEIFDNAMAGVWIKTDSNPTLRRNKIHDGRDGGICIFNGGRGLLEENDIFRNAQAGVLISTNSHPVLRKNRIFDGFAAGIEITNHATATLEGNQIFNNRFGGLFLASGVNVTMKDNKIMNNQDAIEKAVSRGQCLYKISSYTSYPMHDFYRCHTCNTTDRNAICVNCIKKCHQGHDVEFIRHDRFFCDCGAGTLSNPCTLAGEPTHDTDTLYDSAPPIESNTLQHN, from the exons atgAGGAAGTTCCTGCCGAGATGGTTGCAGAAGAATCTGGTCAAGGCGCTCAAAATAGTCCGTACCAACTTCGAAGAAAATCTCTGTTACCGAAGAGAACAGCTTGTCCAACAAAGACCAACATGGAG GGTGCTTCCACGTCAACAACAGAAAACTTTGGGCATCGGGCAAAACGTGCCAGAGTGTCAGGAAAATCACAAGATCTGCCTG TCACCCCAGCAGAGCAGTACCTGCAGGTGAAGCTTCCAGACGAGGTGGTTCTGAAAATCTTCTCCTATCTGTTGGAGCAGGACCTGTGTCGAGCGGCCTGTGTGTGTAAACGCTTTAGTGAACTGGCCAATGACCCCATCCTCTG GAAGAGACTCTACATGGAGGTTTTTGAGTACACACGTCCCATGATGCACCCCGAGTCTGGGAAGTTCTTCCAGATCAACCCAGAAGAGTATGAACAGCCCAATCCCTGGAAGGAGAGCTTTCAGCAACTG TATAAAGGCGCTCACGTGAAGCCCGGCTTCGCAGAACATTTCTACAGCAACCCGGCCAGATATAAGGGACGAGAAAACATGCTG TATTATGACACGATTGAAGACGCTCTGGGAGGAGTTCAGGAAGCGCACTTTGACGGTTTGATATTTGTCCATTCTGGGATCTACACAGACGAATGGATCTACATCGAGTCGCCCATCACAATGATTGGCGCTG CTCCGGGGAAAGTAGCGGATAAAGTCATCATCGAGAACACTAGAGATTCAACGTTTGTGTTCATGGAGGGGTCAGAGGACGCATATGTAGGATATATGACAATAAAG TTCAATCCTGATGACAAATCAGCTCAACATCACAATGCTCATCACTGTCTGGAGATCACCGTCAACTGCAGCCCCATCATTGACCACTGCATCATCCGCAGTACCTGCACAG TGGGCTCTGCAGTGTGTGTGAGCGGCCAGGGAGCATCACCCACCATCAAACACTGTAACATCAGTGACTGTGAGAACGTGGGGCTCTATATCACAGACCATGCGCAG GGCATTTACGAAGACAATGAGATCTCCAATAATGCTCTAGCAGGGATCTGGGTGAAAAACCACGGCAACCCCATCATCAGACGGAACCACATCCATCACGGCAGAGACGTCGGGGTGTTCACGTTTGACCACGGCATG GGCTACTTTGAAAGCTGCAGTATCCACAGGAACCGGATAGCAGGTTTCGAGGTGAAGGCGTATGCTAACCCTACGGTAGTACGCTGTGAGATCCATCACGGACAGACGGGCGGCATCTACGTGCACGAGAAGGGCCGAGGCCAGTTCATCGAGAACAAGATCTATGCAAACAACTTTGCGGGCGTGTGGATTACCTCAAACAGCGACCCCACGATCAG GGGTAACGCCATATTCAATGGCAACCAGGGTGGTGTTTACATATTCGGCGATGGCCGAGGTCTCATTGAAGGGAACGACATCTATGGCAACGCTTTAGCTGGAATCCAGATCCGGACCAACAGCTGCCCAATCGTCCGGCACAACAAGATCCATGACGGACAGCATGGAGGCATTTATGTG CATGAGAAGGGTCAGGGAGTGATCGAGGAGAACGAGGTGTACAGTAACACTTTGGCCGGTGTGTGGGTGACCACAGGCAGCACACCTGTACTGCGCAGAAACAGGATACACAGCGGAAAACAG GTGGGGGTTTATTTCTATGATAACGGTCACGGAGTGCTAGAAGACAATGACATCTATAACCACATGTACTCTGGAGTTCAGATCAG AACTGGCAGCAATCCCAAAATCAGGCGGAATAAGATCTGGGGTGGACAGAACGGAGGAATTCTTGTTTACAATTCAG gtTTAGGCTTTATCGAAGACAATGAGATCTTTGACAATGCCATGGCCGGGGTTTGGATCAAGACCGACAGCAACCCCACGCTCCGCAGAAACAAGATCCACGACGGGCGGGACGGAGGAATCTGTATATTCAACGGAGGACGAG GGTTGCTGGAGGAGAACGATATCTTCAGGAACGCTCAGGCCGGAGTCCTCATCAGCACTAACAGTCACCCTGTGCTGCGCAAGAACAGGATATTCGACGGTTTTGCAGCTG GTATTGAGATCACGAATCATGCGACGGCAACATTAGAAGGCAATCAGATTTTCAACAACCGCTTCGGTGGATTGTTTCTCGCGTCTGGCGTCAACGTCACGATGAAAG ACAACAAAATCATGAACAATCAGGATGCCATAGAGAAAGCGGTGAGCAGAGGTCAGTGCCTGTACAAGATTTCCAGTTACACCAGCTATCCAATGCACGATTTTTACAG GTGTCACACCTGTAACACCACAGACCGCAACGCCATCTGTGTGAACTGCATCAAGAAGTGTCATCAAGGGCACGACGTAGAGTTTATTAGACACGATAG GTTTTTCTGTGACTGCGGTGCAGGGACTCTGTCGAACCCTTGCACACTAGCCGGAGAGCCGACGCACGACACAGACACGCTGTACGATTCGGCGCCTCCTATAGAGTCCAACACGCTGCAGCACAACTGA
- the msh6 gene encoding DNA mismatch repair protein Msh6 has protein sequence MAKQSSLFNFFTKSPPLAVKAKSNPSPVEADAVSRSNTSPKEEAKVNSKKTPSKPFKSQTKAGHAKLFGEKAVTAKESKEPSSIFSAGTLVWAKMEGHPWWPCMIVPQPLTGQQMRGRGRDQRLHVHFFDEPPTRGWVNTKYIREYQGSDHADAKSGGVFFSGKPVIRKAMELADVAMKDKPEQRLKMSMCMDPSGDEEEDDEDMEVDKSTLSDAEMSEEEVKEKAKPSRRSSRAAADKGQNPKRRRIVVASDSDDSGEEFKPDQAGGSSDEDDEEGVCSGAEEEESEPETEPDSPVKPVKRKRLSEKPAKSKGKPDPPKRAPAALSSVASDTKSRLSAFSAPDNFESQSGSTNGTDGGPTVWDHEKLEWLQDGKRKDAQRKRQSDENYDPTTLYVPDDFLNRTTPGMRRWWQLKSEMFDTVLFYKVGKFYELYHMDAVIGVNELGLTFMKGAWAHSGFPEIGFGRFSDVLVQKGYKVARVEQTETPEMMEARCKTLARPTKFDRVVKREVCRIITRGTQTYSVLDGAPSETQSKYLLSIKEKSEEDSAGHGHIYGVCFIDTSVGRFHIGQFQDDRHCSRLRTLVAHYSPAQVLYEKGNPSAETLKIFKAILSSTLQEGLNAGSQFWDAQKTLKVLAEEDYFNESKADDEKASVLPSTLKAMTSECDALCLTPKTGYELALSALGGCMFYLKKCLVDKELFSMGNFEEYVPVDVEMEQAGGASCFFAQTRQRMVLDGVTLANLEILQNSSTGGPEGTLLERLDTCCTPFGKRLLKQWLCAPLCNPSSIGDRFDAVEDLMGTPSQSTEVTDLLKKLPDLERLLSKIHSMGTPLKGQDHPDSRAILYEEVVYSKRKIADFLAALEGFKVMREIMTIMEPVAEGFKSKLLRQVMLLKTENEDGLFPDLSPELKRWDTAFDHQKARTTGVISPKAGFDPEYDQALNGIKDCERGLQEYLDRQKKRLGCKNLSYWGTGRNRYQLEVPDSVSERSLPEEYEVRSTKKGWKRYSTKEIERLFSELQTWEDKRDTALKDCMRRLFYNFDKNCKDWQTAVECMAVLDVLLSMSRYSQTGDGPMVRPEIVLPGDGSQSRPFLDLRGSRHPCVTKTFFGDDFIPNDIFIGCPGSEDDDDNGKALAPCVLVTGPNMGGKSTLMRQCGLVVILAQLGCYVPAESLRLTPVDRVFTRLGASDRIMSGESTFFVELSETASILLHATNHSLVLLDELGRGTATYDGTAIASAVVNELSEKICCRTLFSTHYHSLVEDHVQDPAVRLGHMACMVENECEDPSQETITFLYKFIAGACPKSYGFNAARLANIPEEVIQSGHKKAREFERSTVSLRIFKKLCSFAESPTADREQFTTLVQMIGSL, from the exons ATGGCGAAGCAAAGTTCTCTTTTTAATTTCTTCACGAAGTCGCCGCCTCTCGCGGTGAAGGCCAAATCTAACCCATCTCCAGTGGAGGCAGATGCAGTGAGCAGATCCAACACCTCGCCCAAAGAAGAAGCCAAAGTCAACAGCAAGAAAACGCCATCAAAACCCTTCAAATCTCAAACTAAAGCTGGGCATGCGAAACTATTCGGAGAGAAAGCAGTCACTGCAAAAGAGAG CAAAGAACCGTCATCCATATTTAGTGCTGGCACTCTGGTTTGGGCCAAGATGGAAGGACATCCCTGGTGGCCCTGTATGATTGTTCCTCAGCCTCTCACCGGACAGCAGATGAGGGGCCGTGGCCGAGACCAAAGACTACACGTTCACTTCTTTGATGAACCACCAACCCGAGGTTGGGTTAACACGAAATACATAAGAGAGTATCAAG GCTCTGATCATGCAGATGCCAAATCCGGTGGCGTGTTCTTCAGCGGTAAGCCTGTGATCCGTAAAGCAATGGAGCTGGCAGATGTTGCGATGAAGGACAAGCCTGAGCAGAGACTGAAGATGTCCATGTGCATGGATCCTTCAGGTGACGAAGAGGAGGATGATGAGGATATGGAG GTTGATAAGTCAACCTTATCAGATGCAGAAATGTCTGAGGAAGAGGTTAAAGAAAAGGCGAAGCCCAGTCGACGTTCATCTCGTGCTGCAGCTGATAAAGGTCAAAACCCGAAGCGTCGCCGAATCGTGGTGGCGTCTGACAGCGATGACTCCGGTGAGGAGTTCAAACCTGATCAGGCAGGAGGAAGCAGTGACGAGGATGACGAGGAGGGAGTGTGTAGCGGGGCTGAGGAAGAAGAAAGCGAGCCGGAGACGGAACCAGACAGCCCTGTGAAACCGGTGAAGCGCAAACGTCTTTCAGAAAAGCCTGCCAAGTCAAAGGGCAAACCAGATCCCCCAAAACGAGCACCTGCAGCTCTTTCATCAGTGGCATCTGACACCAAATCTCGACTTTCTGCTTTCTCCGCACCGGACAACTTCGAAAGTCAGAGCGGCAGCACAAACGGGACAGATGGAGGACCAACTGTGTGGGACCACGAGAAGCTCGAGTGGCTGCAAGACGGCAAGAGAAAGGATGCACAACGTAAACGTCAGTCTGACGAAAACTACGACCCTACGACTCTATACGTACCCGATGATTTCCTTAACAGGACGACGCCTGGAATGCGCCGTTGGTGGCAGCTGAAGTCTGAGATGTTTGATACCGTTCTGTTCTACAAAGTTGGTAAGTTCTACGAACTCTACCACATGGACGCTGTGATTGGCGTCAATGAACTCGGTCTTACCTTCATGAAGGGTGCTTGGGCCCATTCTGGTTTCCCCGAAATCGGCTTTGGGCGCTTCTCAGACGTGCTCGTGCAAAAGGGCTACAAAGTGGCTCGCGTGGAACAGACCGAGACCCCTGAGATGATGGAAGCACGATGTAAGACGTTGGCACGTCCCACTAAATTCGACCGCGTCGTCAAGCGAGAGGTTTGCCGAATCATCACGCGAGGGACTCAGACGTACAGCGTGCTCGACGGCGCCCCTTCTGAAACTCAAAGCAAGTATCTGTTGAGCATTAAAGAGAAGAGCGAGGAGGACAGCGCGGGACACGGACACATCTACGGGGTGTGTTTCATTGACACCTCGGTGGGACGCTTCCATATCGGTCAATTCCAGGATGACCGTCATTGTTCCCGTTTGCGTACTCTGGTGGCGCATTATTCTCCAGCCCAGGTGCTTTACGAGAAGGGCAACCCGTCAGCTGAGACGCTGAAAATCTTTAAGGCCATCTTGTCGTCAACTCTACAAGAAGGCCTCAATGCTGGTTCGCAGTTTTGGGATGCACAGAAGACCCTCAAGGTCCTTGCAGAGGAAGACTACTTCAACGAAAGCAAAGCCGATGATGAAAAGGCATCAGTGTTGCCTTCGACTCTAAAAGCAATGACGTCCGAATGCGATGCTTTATGTCTCACTCCAAAAACGGGTTACGAACTTGCTCTTTCTGCACTTGGCGGGTGCATGTTCTACTTGAAGAAATGTCTAGTGGATAAGGAGCTCTTTTCAATGGGAAACTTCGAGGAGTATGTTCCTGTTGACGTAGAGATGGAGCAGGCTGGAGGAGCGTCGTGTTTCTTTGCCCAGACTCGTCAACGAATGGTTTTGGATGGAGTGACTCTTGCTAACCTTGAGATCCTTCAGAACAGCTCAACTGGAGGTCCTGAGGGAACCCTACTTGAGCGACTGGACACGTGTTGCACTCCCTTTGGCAAACGCTTGCTAAAACAATGGCTCTGCGCCCCTCTTTGCAATCCATCCTCCATTGGAGATCGCTTCGATGCCGTGGAGGACCTGATGGGCACGCCGTCCCAATCGACCGAAGTCACAGACCTGCTAAAGAAGCTTCCGGATCTCGAAAGACTGCTTAGCAAGATTCACAGCATGGGTACTCCTTTGAAAGGACAGGACCATCCGGACTCCCGAGCCATTCTGTACGAAGAAGTCGTCTACAGCAAACGCAAGATCGCCGACTTTCTCGCAGCACTTGAGGGCTTTAAAGTAATGAGAGAAATCATGACGATCATGGAGCCCGTTGCAGAAGGCTTCAAATCTAAACTGCTGCGTCAAGTGATGCTCCTTAAGACCGAAAACGAAGATGGGCTTTTCCCCGACCTTTCGCCAGAGCTCAAACGTTGGGATACGGCTTTCGACCATCAGAAAGCTCGCACCACAGGCGTCATCTCGCCAAAGGCTGGCTTCGATCCCGAGTACGACCAAGCCTTAAATGGGATAAAAGACTGTGAGAGAGGCCTGCAGGAATACCTGGACCGACAGAAGAAGCGACTGGGCTGTAAGAATCTGTCTTATTGGGGAACGGGAAGGAACCGCTACCAGCTCGAAGTTCCAGACAGTGTTTCCGAGAGAAGCTTGCCAGAGGAGTACGAGGTGAGGTCCACTAAGAAAGGCTGGAAACGGTACTCGACTAAAGAGATTGAACGGCTGTTTTCAGAGCTACAGACCTGGGAAGACAAACGAGACACAGCGCTGAAGGACTGCATGAGAAGACTCTTCTACAATTTCGACAAGAATTGCAAAGACTGGCAGACAGCGGTTGAATGCATGGCAGTGCTTG ACGTGCTGTTGAGCATGTCCCGGTACAGTCAGACCGGCGACGGGCCCATGGTGAGACCAGAGATAGTTCTCCCGGGTGACGGGTCTCAGTCACGCCCCTTCCTGGATCTCAGAGGGTCCCGTCACCCTTGCGTCACCAAGACCTTCTTCGGTGATGACTTCATCCCCAATGACATCTTCATCGGCTGCCCTGGTagtgaagatgatgatgataatggtAAAGCGCTTGCCCCATGTGTTTTGGTCACTGGACCAAACATGGGAGGCAAGTCCACCCTAATGAGACAG TGTGGTCTGGTGGTGATTTTGGCCCAGCTAGGCTGCTATGTACCTGCTGAGAGTCTGCGCCTCACTCCTGTGGACCGAGTCTTCACTCGTCTTGGCGCCTCTGATCGTATAATGTCAG GGGAAAGTACGTTCTTTGTGGAGCTGAGCGAGACGGCCAGCATCCTGCTGCACGCCACCAACCACTCCCTCGTCCTGCTGGATGAACTGG GCAGAGGTACGGCCACGTATGACGGCACAGCCATTGCGAGCGCAGTGGTGAACGAGCTGTCAGAGAAGATCTGCTGCCGGACCCTGTTCTCCACTCATTACCACTCACTGGTGGAGGACCACGTCCAGGACCCCGCCGTCAGACTCGGACACATG GCCTGTATGGTGGAGAATGAGTGCGAGGACCCCAGTCAGGAGACCATCACCTTCCTGTACAAGTTCATCGCTGGCGCATGTCCCAAGAGTTACGGCTTCAACGCAGCTCGCCTGGCGAACATCCCGGAGGAAGTCATCCAGTCCGGCCATAAGAAGGCCCGCGAGTTTGAGAGGAGCACCGTGTCTCTCCGGATATTCAA GAAGTTGTGCTCATTTGCTGAAAGCCCCACGGCTGACCGCGAGCAGTTCACAACACTGGTTCAGATGATCGGCAGCTTGTGa